Proteins encoded together in one Trueperaceae bacterium window:
- a CDS encoding ATP-binding cassette domain-containing protein, producing MSALPLADVRAASVPGRIDGVDLEVGAGATVAVIGANGAGKSSLLHVLAGRLRARGGTVRVAGHAPRSTAAARARAYVPQRIDLPPHVRAGEVLAVAARARDADDAALRDAATRMGLHDVLAHPVGRLSGGMQQRVALAAGLVGTPPLWLLDEPASALDAGGLARLGAWVAAHAAAGGAVITSAHRPEEVAAFADDAVLLRGGRRLHRGPVDALFEVVDARDGAPLDLPEGAVPRRMPGPRLARALEGEDPHA from the coding sequence GTGAGCGCCCTCCCCCTCGCCGACGTGCGGGCGGCGTCCGTCCCCGGCCGCATCGACGGCGTCGACCTGGAGGTCGGCGCGGGCGCGACGGTGGCGGTGATCGGCGCGAACGGCGCCGGGAAGTCGAGCCTCCTGCACGTCCTCGCCGGGCGCCTCCGGGCGCGCGGCGGGACGGTCCGCGTCGCGGGTCACGCCCCCCGTTCCACCGCCGCCGCGCGGGCGCGGGCGTACGTCCCGCAACGCATCGATCTACCCCCCCACGTTCGCGCGGGGGAGGTCCTCGCCGTCGCCGCCCGCGCACGCGACGCCGACGACGCCGCCCTGCGCGACGCCGCGACCCGCATGGGGCTTCACGACGTCCTCGCGCACCCGGTCGGGCGGCTCTCGGGCGGGATGCAGCAACGCGTCGCGCTCGCCGCCGGCCTCGTCGGCACCCCTCCGCTGTGGCTGTTGGACGAACCCGCGTCGGCGCTGGATGCCGGCGGGCTGGCCCGCCTCGGGGCGTGGGTCGCCGCCCACGCCGCCGCCGGCGGCGCGGTGATCACGAGCGCGCACCGGCCCGAGGAGGTCGCGGCGTTCGCCGACGACGCGGTCCTGCTGCGCGGGGGGCGACGCCTCCACCGGGGCCCGGTCGACGCGCTGTTCGAGGTCGTCGACGCGCGCGACGGCGCCCCCCTCGACCTGCCCGAGGGCGCCGTACCGCGCCGGATGCCCGGCCCGCGGCTCGCGCGGGCCCTCGAGGGGGAGGACCCGCATGCGTGA